The Desulfobacterales bacterium genome includes a region encoding these proteins:
- a CDS encoding CHASE2 domain-containing protein, whose amino-acid sequence MSILKKQPALLWGLSVTLFFLFIWNIKIGFIESLELTLYDVMMQLKSEPDAESNIILVNIDDDSIDKLGRWPWPRTLLAQGIDKVNAGKPKIIGFNILLSEPEKSEGLKELAELEDLFSKEFIVSKELPLKSRDKGQKFLQTIKDAQIRLDNDKKLEESLANSEKIVLPIYFKSGTMAIQEILEENDPLIPYSIANVVNSEGLSCYTGFDIIQPIPRFLNTSKGVGHLNIINDIDGRYRGLELVYYYKGFYFPSYAFLIATKYLNIPLDQINGEMGSFLKAGNMDIEINNCSNILVSFKGAVGSFKNCSFFDVINDKVPSSFFRNKIVLINPAASGIVTLLSTPTDNYMSSGEYTANCVWTILNQNFIKSPEWAGMFEFLMILALGIIITFIFPKMKAMLAGITFVTFILAMIVSAIYFFKSNGLWIKISYPFLELLIGYIGVVSLKYFVTEAHKVKAEGESAETNRMLGMSFQAQGMLDMAFEKFQKVPVDNSMKGLLYNLALDFERKRQFNKAAAVFEYIEEYDPNFKDISERKKRLIHASETMIFGDSLMAGSSSGGGLLSTGTDTKPTLGRYEVTKQLGKGAMGIVYLAKDPRIDRAMAIKTFRLTEEIEESELAEVKERFFQEAKSAGTLSHPHIVTIYDAGEEQELAYIAMEFLEGEDLQKYSKKDNLIPMRKVIDYVADIAEALDYAHEKGIVHRDIKPANIMLLNSGVVKITDFGIARITGSSKTQTGVVKGTPYYMAPEQIAGEKVDGRADIFSLGVMLFQLLTGELPFSGENFASLMHQIINTTHPDPRKYNPQIAKPLVAIINKALVKKKDNRYQKAGQMAAHLREVGKRIDIALNVSKGNAK is encoded by the coding sequence ATGTCAATACTCAAAAAACAACCTGCTTTATTATGGGGACTAAGTGTCACTTTATTTTTTTTATTTATTTGGAATATTAAAATAGGATTTATTGAATCTTTAGAACTTACTTTATATGACGTGATGATGCAATTAAAGTCTGAGCCTGACGCTGAAAGCAATATCATCCTTGTAAATATTGATGACGATTCTATTGACAAGCTTGGCAGATGGCCTTGGCCGAGAACTCTTTTGGCTCAAGGGATTGACAAAGTAAATGCAGGAAAACCTAAAATAATAGGATTCAACATTCTATTGAGCGAGCCTGAAAAAAGTGAAGGACTAAAAGAACTTGCTGAACTTGAAGATTTATTTTCAAAAGAATTTATAGTTTCAAAAGAGTTGCCACTTAAATCTCGAGATAAAGGCCAGAAATTTTTGCAAACAATTAAAGATGCACAGATAAGATTAGATAATGATAAAAAGCTTGAAGAATCCTTGGCTAACTCTGAAAAAATTGTTTTACCAATTTATTTTAAATCTGGAACAATGGCCATTCAAGAAATTCTTGAAGAAAACGACCCGCTCATACCTTATTCGATTGCCAATGTAGTAAATTCGGAAGGACTTTCTTGTTATACTGGTTTTGATATCATTCAACCTATACCTAGATTTTTGAACACATCAAAAGGAGTAGGTCATTTGAATATTATAAATGATATTGATGGCAGATATAGGGGGCTTGAATTGGTTTATTATTATAAAGGTTTTTATTTCCCTTCTTATGCTTTTTTAATAGCAACTAAATATCTTAACATACCTTTAGACCAAATTAATGGAGAAATGGGTTCTTTTTTAAAAGCTGGTAATATGGACATTGAGATAAATAACTGTTCTAATATACTTGTCAGCTTTAAAGGTGCTGTAGGCTCTTTTAAAAACTGTTCTTTTTTTGATGTTATTAATGATAAAGTCCCATCCTCATTTTTTAGGAATAAAATTGTTTTAATAAACCCGGCAGCATCTGGAATTGTTACTTTACTAAGCACACCTACTGACAATTATATGTCTTCAGGAGAATATACAGCAAACTGTGTATGGACAATTTTAAATCAAAATTTTATAAAATCCCCTGAATGGGCTGGAATGTTCGAATTTCTAATGATTTTAGCCTTAGGCATTATTATAACTTTTATTTTTCCTAAGATGAAGGCTATGCTCGCTGGAATAACTTTCGTTACTTTTATTCTGGCTATGATAGTAAGTGCGATTTATTTTTTTAAATCAAATGGTCTTTGGATTAAGATAAGTTATCCTTTCCTTGAACTTTTAATAGGTTATATTGGAGTTGTAAGCTTAAAATACTTTGTTACTGAAGCTCATAAAGTAAAAGCTGAAGGAGAATCTGCTGAAACTAATCGTATGCTTGGAATGTCTTTTCAAGCTCAAGGCATGCTTGACATGGCTTTTGAAAAATTTCAAAAAGTTCCAGTTGATAATAGTATGAAAGGGCTTTTATATAATCTTGCTCTTGATTTTGAACGAAAAAGGCAATTTAATAAAGCCGCCGCTGTATTCGAATACATTGAAGAATATGATCCTAATTTTAAAGATATAAGCGAAAGGAAAAAAAGGCTTATACATGCAAGCGAAACAATGATATTTGGTGATAGCCTTATGGCAGGCTCTTCTTCAGGTGGAGGACTTCTATCTACTGGAACTGATACAAAACCTACTCTTGGCAGATATGAGGTTACTAAGCAGCTCGGCAAAGGAGCTATGGGTATTGTTTATCTTGCTAAAGACCCTCGAATAGATAGAGCGATGGCTATAAAAACTTTTAGACTTACTGAAGAAATAGAAGAAAGTGAATTAGCAGAGGTAAAAGAAAGATTTTTTCAAGAAGCAAAGAGCGCTGGTACTTTATCCCATCCTCATATTGTAACTATCTATGATGCAGGAGAAGAACAAGAACTCGCTTATATTGCTATGGAATTTTTAGAAGGAGAAGACCTTCAGAAATACTCGAAAAAGGATAATTTAATCCCAATGCGAAAAGTTATTGATTATGTCGCAGATATCGCAGAAGCACTTGATTATGCCCATGAAAAAGGAATAGTTCATAGAGATATCAAGCCTGCAAATATAATGCTCTTAAACTCTGGAGTTGTTAAAATTACAGATTTTGGTATTGCGAGAATTACAGGTTCATCAAAAACGCAGACAGGTGTTGTTAAAGGTACTCCATATTATATGGCTCCAGAACAAATAGCAGGAGAAAAAGTTGACGGTAGAGCTGATATTTTTTCATTAGGAGTAATGCTTTTCCAACTTTTGACTGGAGAACTTCCGTTTAGCGGAGAAAATTTCGCTTCATTAATGCATCAAATAATTAATACTACTCATCCTGATCCAAGAAAATATAATCCTCAAATTGCTAAACCGCTTGTTGCAATTATAAATAAAGCGCTTGTTAAGAAAAAAGATAATAGATACCAAAAAGCAGGTCAAATGGCTGCTCATCTTAGAGAGGTTGGAAAAAGAATTGATATTGCTTTAAATGTATCAAAAGGTAATGCAAAATAG
- a CDS encoding serine/threonine-protein phosphatase: MFIVESAGITDVGRKRKNNEDSLFLDGDQNLYVVADGMGGHQAGEVASRLVIETIRDYMKRYKKGESVEEFGEIDETLSVDANRLLASIKLANKTVYQLSKSRDAYRGMGSTVSAVLFGQDTVIISNVGDSPMYLVHKDEIELISEPHTVMAEQAAIDPDGANNLSERYKHMLTRGMGIEETVVPHICEIQCFKGDIIVFSSDGLTDKVSAEEILKVVRNESSRKACRILVDLANSRGGDDNITIIIVRVKDVKKKKSFFYKLLSKIFKIDN, from the coding sequence ATGTTTATTGTTGAATCAGCAGGAATTACGGACGTTGGCAGAAAAAGAAAAAATAATGAAGATTCACTTTTCTTAGATGGTGATCAAAACCTTTATGTCGTAGCTGACGGTATGGGCGGACATCAAGCTGGAGAAGTCGCGAGCAGGCTTGTTATTGAAACCATACGGGATTATATGAAAAGATATAAAAAAGGTGAATCTGTAGAAGAATTTGGAGAAATAGATGAAACCCTTTCTGTAGATGCTAATAGATTACTCGCAAGTATAAAGTTGGCTAATAAAACTGTATATCAGCTTTCTAAAAGCAGGGATGCCTACAGAGGAATGGGGTCAACTGTATCAGCCGTATTGTTTGGCCAAGATACGGTTATTATTTCAAATGTAGGTGATAGCCCAATGTATTTAGTTCATAAGGACGAAATAGAGCTTATATCAGAGCCCCATACAGTAATGGCAGAACAAGCTGCTATTGATCCAGATGGAGCGAATAATTTAAGCGAAAGATATAAGCATATGCTTACACGCGGCATGGGCATTGAAGAAACAGTTGTTCCTCATATCTGTGAAATTCAATGCTTTAAAGGAGATATTATTGTATTTAGTTCTGATGGGCTTACTGATAAAGTTTCCGCTGAAGAAATTTTAAAAGTTGTAAGAAATGAAAGTTCAAGAAAAGCATGCAGAATTCTTGTAGATCTTGCTAATAGCAGGGGAGGGGATGATAATATCACAATTATAATAGTTAGAGTAAAAGATGTAAAAAAGAAGAAAAGCTTTTTTTATAAGCTACTTTCAAAAATATTTAAGATAGATAATTGA
- a CDS encoding FHA domain-containing protein encodes MPKLILKFRNQVIKEYPLKKDKAITVGRRPNNDVVIENLAVSGNHAKIDPINDGYILTDLQSKNGTFVNEQLITSHRLKHGDLVTIGKHSLEFAYEDGELRLDDVPSSGKMEQTMVMDTDKYRAMRSKGSTDDTKPSKGGESIGILSYLSGGDGEIDITKKIIKIGKDSTCDIIVKGMFVGKISFTISKRPNGYYLSYVGGLSKPKINGETIKESVMLNEFDVIEIGAAKLQFVIK; translated from the coding sequence ATGCCTAAATTGATTTTAAAATTTAGAAATCAGGTAATTAAAGAATATCCTTTAAAAAAAGATAAAGCTATAACTGTCGGCAGAAGGCCAAACAACGATGTAGTTATTGAAAATTTAGCTGTGTCTGGAAATCATGCTAAAATTGATCCAATAAATGATGGCTATATCTTGACCGACCTTCAAAGCAAAAATGGGACGTTTGTTAATGAACAATTAATAACTTCCCATAGGCTTAAACATGGAGATTTAGTTACTATCGGCAAACATAGCCTTGAGTTTGCCTATGAAGATGGAGAATTAAGACTTGATGATGTTCCAAGCAGTGGAAAAATGGAACAAACTATGGTTATGGATACCGATAAATATCGAGCTATGAGATCTAAAGGTTCTACGGATGATACAAAACCATCAAAAGGGGGCGAGAGTATAGGTATTCTTTCGTATCTTTCAGGTGGTGATGGAGAAATTGATATCACAAAAAAAATAATTAAAATCGGAAAAGATTCAACATGCGATATAATTGTAAAAGGAATGTTCGTTGGTAAAATTTCTTTTACGATAAGTAAGCGTCCTAATGGTTATTATTTAAGTTATGTAGGCGGTTTGTCAAAGCCAAAAATAAATGGCGAAACAATTAAAGAATCTGTAATGTTAAATGAGTTTGATGTTATTGAAATTGGTGCGGCAAAATTGCAGTTTGTTATAAAATAG